Below is a genomic region from Plasmodium relictum strain SGS1 genome assembly, chromosome: 13.
ttttttataaattttttttttaataattcttatatttctttacatagaaaaaatatatgatgttttgaaataataaaaaaatttttggaGGGATACTATTTCACTATTTCCATTAGAATCTAATTCCAAATTtaactataaaaataatagaataaGAAAtcgtatatatatttttttttataatcttCTATATAATATCTTAAAATATGTATGTTTGTAATTATTGTTATTGTAAATTACCCTTTTTTCATAAAGTGATCCAGCTGTCATTATGTATATGTAAGTATAAACCCAAATAAGAAACCATGCCAATGATATAATTGTAACTATAACTGGTGCATATAGTATATTAGATATAttgtatataaaatttaaacaaATTCCTATTAATTTGgatgtatatttatatgtatttctatatataaatattataaatagtGATATTATTCCATGAAGTAATATTATGAAACATATTagaatagaaataaaataatgatatgAAAAAAGGGATCCCTTTAATGGATTAAATAATAGATATAAATGTTTATGAATGAAATATATAGGGAAGCATATCATAGAAGcaagaaataatattaaaaacaaatgaaAAGATGGGGTTGGTAGATGATATAAGAAAAGTAAGTAGATAAAAGATAATATTGTAGTAATCAAAACGAAAATAACtacaaaatataaagaattatGAAAGGAAAACAAATTAACGAACGTTTTATATCTATTCGTAAAGATTATATTTACGACTTTCTCCCTTAATGATTTATCCTTAGGAAAGcatatattcattatattaGTAGTATCATAATATGGTgaatttaaagaatattctacatacaaattattatttgaacTTTTCGTGTAATCACTATAAACTACATTTGTTGTAGTATTCCCCTTTTTATCCATaacaactttttttttattcttatcagaaaataaataagaatcATCAAAAAatcctttatttttattatttttatttgtatcctcatttaaatatatcttcCTTTTGGAAGTATCATCAGATGTTGGGCATGATTCTAAGCATTTCCCATATTTATTTAGTATTTCAGGTTTTGATGTTTTAGGAGATAatggaaaatataaatatttattttgttttaaatcGCTTCCACATGTCTTTCCATTATAATTCATACCATATAATATACGAGCGTATTTTccgtaataaaaataataaaatacaataattaataaaaaggatACGTATGAAACAAAATAACCAGCATACTTTCTATCTGTGTGCATCCTTTTCTTCCCATCTATATTTCCATTACCCATATTTGGTATAGGATCATTTGGATTCCCAGCAATATATGTTAATGGAGTTCCAAGAGGTATATGCTCACTtgcattatttatattatcacaattaatattattttcgtataaattataataatcttGAGTATTAATTTTCATATTAGTTCCATCTTCCACCTCTTCATTCAATGCTTCATATTCACTTTGTTCTTTTACGTTAGCGTAAttcataattaaattatagtaTATACTAAAAGAAAActgaatatttatttaacatcaaaaaatataaaaaattctatcttaataataaattatatattgtaCTCCtctttaattataaagatattaatttttgcatagaaaaattagaatATTTAGTAGTAATTATTTGGACAAGTAATAGAATATgaagttaatttttttaatctgaattttttatgtttttttaaaaaatattttttttttttttttttttgttttacaCTTTTATCtgcaaaaaaattattttaaaaatatttttttataagtcTCGTTTTACGTACTaatttaatttgttttatttttgtgtactcattatatattaaaaaaatagtagatatttattaaatttaataattttttttacttttaaatataaataataattacaattataaaaaaaaatgaattatcaaaagtattataatatatattatatgtatatatatatatatatatatatatactaattataaattttcaatAGTTTAgttcataaaataattttttataagaacaatataatattagaatatgacattaaaaataaattatgaatataattaaaaaaataaaaaattaaatgtgtTAATCTAATTTCActgcttatttttttatataatgataTTGTTTTCCATTAAAATGGGTACACATTTACTGAAGTATATAATGCattctaaatatatatatatatatatatatatatatatatatatatatatatatatatatatatatatataaccaataatttttttcacaaaaaagaattactgaaataaaaataaaaaaccaATTACTTATCTATCTAAaagttatttataaatacaaCAAACATTCTTCATGTtgttacataaaaaaaaaaaagaaatataacaATCAAAAATTATGCTTATCTAAGAAAATGTCAGTTAGtgtatttttataacttGCTTTTTCTAAacaattaattatattagtATACACAATTCTTTTTAGATATATGAaacaatgaaaataatattatttctacTATTAGTTTataaagtatatttttttgtaactgcgattttttttttttttatttctgaaaaaatgtagaaaaatataatatatgattttaaactaaaaaaggaaaaaaaaaatcttaaaGTTACTAATTActctataaattttattacttttttttacattatgtgttttttaaaatgtgTTATCTAAATTCAAGGATATattctattaattttatttaaatgtatttgtatgtataaatttaaaaaaatgtgatATTTCAAACTTATGTGCacatttaattaaaaaaaaaaaatagcattCTACGTCTATTGTGCAATATTTTTAagtagtttaaaaaaaaaaaaattattgtttgTTCAGAAAATTATTCGACACGCATacgcatatatatatttttttattttttatctttgtATATTTGTGTGCAAAAAATTATGACTATTATATTTTGTGTGCGCATATTCTATACTAACATTTATTGtatcattattaatttcaaaatatgaaatgcatatttttttttaacattttaatGTGTGTacgaaaaaattttttttttttttttttctcatcattttaaataaaatacagCAATGTTATTCCAATTTTGTTTGAGTATTTTCAtgaaaattttcttaaatatatgttattttattttttctttatttcatatattttataattttttagagTAAATTTATATGAGAATTGTGtaaattttcaaataaaaaaaaagatttcatattataataataagcAGTAATTTTTGTACAtattgaatattttaaaaatatatatttttatagaaagCATATTTGAAACATTTAGAAGTTttcttaattatattaatatttatattggatgatttatatatttttttgttacgTTATTTCACTATGTTCTAATTACCTTGATAATAAAGTATATTCTTTGATTTTTCATTCtctcttttatataatttttaaaggattaagagaaaaaaaaaaaaaattaaattattaaagttAATAGGAAAAaactataataaaattatttttaattttttttaattttattactaattttatttataagtaATTCGAatactaaatatatatatatatatatatattcttttaaaatattaataatgatcTTTCCTACTTTAATTCTCTAAATTTAGCAATTAGTATTGCTTCTTAAATAGTTATATGAGTTatttagatattttttttagaaaaaaataatgtattcATAAGATCaagcaaatttttttttctctaattTGTTTAACAAAGAATAATTTCGTTAGTTATTTTTGATAACGTGTAGtttcaaattatttaaaatggtAATTCTagatatttttgttatatacattttttaattttaaaagttttatttcataatatgaagaacatttttaattatcaCTTTATGCcgtatattcatatatttcatttaaaataaatattctatAATTTCCTAGTAAAGTAATTATGTTACTGCACATGCTTATATTTACATGTTATCTAAATATACCTAATTTTTTCGagttaattttaaatatatatcatttttaattataatttctttaaattatatcgttgatatcatttttattaggatctaaattattaatattatatatatacaagatattaaattattatataaaacaatttcaaaaatatttatgcttttttttttaagttatatgtaaaatgaaaaaaatatttaaaacttttaaacaaaaaaaaaaaaaaaattattatatataaatcttttcgctaaaaaaaaatatgcttaatagaaaaatttatataataaaaaagtatattattctaatttaaaaatttatattattttaaaagaataaccaaaaaattattaaaaaagaaaaaaacaaaatttgaAAAGAAACTATTTACAACTTatcaaaagaaatatatttatataaggaAGAAACAGATATAATCAAGAGGAGATTTATTTGATGacaaaaatacaaaatttatgatattaactacatatatacaaaaaaaaaaaaaaaggttactaaatttttgaattataaaaatatgaataccTTATTTCAgtatctttttaatttattgatTCATATtgctttaattttttttttaatttaagaACATAACCACATAGCATGATTAcaatcataaaaattataatagaaAGAGATATTAGTagcattttataaatttcatattttctgtaaaaataaaaataaaataaaattaaaattacaattataataaaacatCATAATTAGAGTGAATACAAAAGTTTATAtctatatctatatatatatatatggatATATAATAAccttaaatttatatatttaggaaaaaaattaacttgATAAATCATATATCCTTGAGTCCAACTCACATTATCAGTTTCATTTTTTAGTTTGCTATTCTTagtatgtatttttttctttttataattgtCTATATCTGTATTATCATAGAAATAATTAGTATtactatatttatattttccatTTTGCTCAGTTTTACTTAAATctgaataaaattttgactttattttttttttcttattatgatgaatttttttaggaaaaataaattttagaattttagatacaataaaattaccatttaaaatatcctttatttcttttacatTTTCATTACCACTTTCATCTTCAATTGCATCACCAGTTTCATTGTCGTCATCATCATTATCATCATCTTCATCTTGAATATGTATTTTATCatctaaaattaaaattttacttttttggTTAAATTTAAAGCCATATTGCAATAATGAATACGACCATAAGCCTTTCCAgcaaaatttattaatttgatcTTTAGAAATGTCTTTGAATACATTAGTTAATTCTTTAATATTAAGATTGcaatatttttgtaaaagcTTCTTCATTTCttctaaatttatataatttttaaaacctAAATTTCTCATAACCTTTTTAAACTGACCATATACtacaaatttatttttttctaaattaggTTGATAGACCCCATTAAAGCTACATGTAGAAAGAAAGCAAGATTCTTCATAAAACAATTTTTGTGCATTTGCTAAgcattcattaaaattattagatcctataaatttaattgtgatatctatatataactcattaattttatgaattacATCTCTTTCAAATACGTActtaatgaaattattttttaaatcctCCGCATTATCAATATTTATCAATTTAAAAAtcttttcaaaatttttttttgatttaaaatcttcatatatattttctaaaagagacaaattattttttaaaatcttaGATTTTAACACTATTCTAGAATTAaagttattatttaatacactatagttattattattgttactgtttttactttttttttttaaaataacaaattCGTTAGTTGCAACATTATAGGTAGGCAATggaatttttaattcaaatgGATAGGGAAAGCAAGGATTTTCAATAATTACTATTGTATCATTTTctgtatttcttttaaaatttttaatttttttaataaaattttcaacaTAATAAGGTTCTGTATTatgtatattatatatatattcataagaGTCTCTATGTGATAATATATTGTAATCAACCCCTTCATTTACATGTTTTATAAActcattatataaaatatcagaaacctttttatatacattttcATCAAGATgaaaatcatttattttattttcttcttcatttgtACTATATAAATTGCTATTATCTTTTgaattttctatatatttcttcatattattataatctttttttcttctctCTCTTTCTCcctcttcatttttaatatcttttgaaatttttttatctttcgTACTATGCATATATGATTTTTCATTAGATGAACCATTCTTATTAAAGTAGTTTTgtaattcaaaaaaagaagagTCTCCATTGTTTTTgttatcattattaaaaaaaaaaatatcaaaataagaaattttattcattttattatattctaacattttttttaaaaataaaataatatttattctaAATAAAGCATCATTCCATCCATATCCTATAAATGAGTGTGAATATAAGCGAATCAATGTGTTATCTAAATGAATACCATTATAGTCTTCTAAGATAGATGTATCTACAggaaaaaatgttatttgtGTAGAAGCGCCACCTAAATCTACTGCACCGAAAGTTTCATAAGATTTCgaaaaaattgtatttaATGCATTATTGACTGATAACCAACCATAAATTCCTTCCTCTTCACCTGAAATGACTCTTGCataatcattaaaaaatttaaaagggTTAACTTTGGAGTTTGATAAAACACTTCTAATTATTCTCATTCTTAAATCCCTTTCATGGGAATCTAAATTTCTCATTCCAGCTGTTgcttgaaaataaaaaggataatttttccatttttttttattggagcagttgatattttttaaataattcattgCTATATTaatcaattttattaaagtatcttctatttcatttaatgGGATATTAGATAAACTCTTtttcaaattattattatatatttcatatggTTTTGTTaatctatttattttattattagattcatattctctttttttccAAGTGAATAAATGTAGTCTAGTACCATTAGATCCAGCATCTATTATGATTCCataatctttttcttttgctattttgtataaaattgcattattataaaaaatgtatgtacataataatattattactaataaaggcatacaataaaaaaatataaattctttcaatttttttttatatgtaagtTTCTCCAAATTATTTTCAGCAGAATAGCTTCTTATGAGAGGTGTCATTTTTTCTTCCATTTATGAAAAAGTATGATTacaaattaattaaattgtgtacttaaaaaaaaaaaaatttaaaacaaaaaacatatgcctttatatatttttttatttatcaaaGGAGTAATTAAGTAGGTAAATTATCCATTTATACAAAAAGTAGTAAGAGTAGAATAAGgatataaagaaattatattgaaggaataaaaaaatgtaaaggATACATATTAATacatgtaaaataaaaaaaataaataattagaaAATTATCATGCCACAAATGTTATAattcttatatttataattatagttgtaaaaaaaaaggacaATGAGAATCAGTAAATTTCATAATTAcaaagagaaaaataaataaatgttcTTGTTTAATTAtagttaaataaaaaaaaagatacaaGCCTGAAAACTTtacataaattatttcttttcttaATTATAtggtatttaaaaaaaaattattatgaacTTTTTTAAGTTCCTAGAAAAACAgtatgtttttatatttgtattatcatataattcatttttattttagggttaatctttttctatttttaaaatgaaatttatacatttttttttttcataccTTGAGAGATACATATGTAATTTATTTTgtcatatatacatatatataaatattttatattctgCAATTATGTAAACCTTTTCCATTTTTAAAGTTTTAaatatgcatttttttttttttttcttccgTATATTATTTCCgttatttctttaatatatattatattatttatatttttctttatttctttttttttttttttataaatataatttttttttatattctttaattGCTAATTAGCTTTTTtactttcatttattttttaaagacgATTCTTTTGATCATAGATTTAAgttaaaatgtaaaaaatgaaaagtagaaaaaaataaattaaatatcacatttgaaaatttttaatatatttcttatttttatatttttcaatttcagctaaatgatatatatatatatattttttgatgaCAACATAGTCAAATAAAAttgattatattttattatatatttaatttatctttcattttattttttgcaactttttaatatatgtaattttttgtttatttagaatattacatgtaaaataaaagaaaaaaaactaatacATATTTTCAAACACTTTGCGAAATGCATAccttaataaataatttaaatataacaatagcgaaaaatatatatatatatataagatttATGCAGCGTCCTAAtgcaatatatatatttttactattgataatttaaaggaaatttaaaaataaatttcgttttatttattctttctAATACTATCAGCTATCTAGGtagtattatataaattctaattgataaaaaattatattttcaagtttacatatattaaaacaataattattcaaaaaaagtttttatataaatgtaaacattaaaatatttatttaaagattattttttatgtttctataattcttttttttagttttttaaatcaaagaaaaaaaaaaataaagagaaagatcatttcatattttggaataaattattaaatttttcacacatatatatttattattttattttgtatccCTTAAATgttaaatgtatttttttttttttacaaaattaattTCCTTTAGCTGAAGTTTTTTTAACTTTCTTGCTTTctttattgttatttttttccttttcattttttaagaaattcatttttttctttaattctcttttagcataataaattttaaatcttTCATAATCATTAGCTAAgtctcttcttttttttatcaacaTTTTTTTCCCTAAATTAGATTCTTTGAATTTTTCTAAGACATTTGTGCTTTTAATTGCTTTTCTTAAAAAGCCACTTTtgcaatttttatttattttaattctttcATTTAACAACTTCAATCTTTTGATAGGTATAATCATTCTTGGTActctaaaaagaaaaaaaaatggaaaaggttaaagtaatattataataagtctaatataattaaaattaaagagGTATgtgtaattatttttcttatatataatagccttttatattttaaataattttttatatatctatTAAAATAAGTTTCATTTATAGATAtactattatatatatattaaaataccCTGTAACAAAAGCTCCATCAACAATAACTCTAGTAAGTGTTATAATATCTATTATAAAGCATAACTAAAAGGggggaaaaaataaaataaaataatgaaaaatatataatttttaaaaataaatgtttttctttttcctttatttgGAAATTACTTTTCCAGCATATGGGCCATATTCAATAAGGCATAATCTACCTGGCTCAACaaatcttttaaataaaagatttttttttgataaatttaatttttcttcttcagtTAATTCAACACGTggcatttttttattatatcaaatatataattaaaaaaagaaaaaagaaaaacaatgataattacaaaaaaaaaaaaaaaaatgaagaaataaaataaaatgaaataaaataaattaaaaaaactgaaataaaaaaatttaaataaaaataataaataaataatagatAACTAAATATTGCTGTAGTAAAAACTCttctatattaaaaaaaaaaattatatttttgaaaaataaaatatttaatcttAGCATATCTTATGTATATTATTGGTGGCTCAAGGGTATTTTTCAGAgtgaatatatattattttttttgatatttttttttaaattttattaacatatattatgaaattataagtaaaataatatatttgtgattatttataaataaaataatcatgcatatttatttttattatttttaaataaatatatataaaaatacaacGCGCTtattgttataaaaaaaattctttttaatagGGAAAATTCTTGAAAGTattaacaaaagaaaaattacataaatatttatttatgtatatttattaattttctttaatatatatatataatatatattttttatgcataattttaaatcattaaaattttaaaaatgaaaatattaatttaactGGGTTAACATTTCTCCATTAAAGtcatttctatttttatatttttttaatgaagatTTTCatgaagaaatatatatatttaaaattaagaatgtttttttttataatgtacattcttttaattttacatttatataaagtaaaaattaaaaaaaaaattgcaatTGTTTAAAAGTCTGTATTTCcccaacaaaaaaaaaaaaaaaaacaaaaaaaatgataaaaattaccttaaaaattaatatcaatatattaatatatttattacataATCTTGATGTTTTAGTTGTTTTCcatttattatattgttACAAAAATTGTTGTGTTTCTTTATTCTTCtatgttaatatttttatttttttttcggttttatttttacgtctacataattatatatatacacgtTAATGcgaaattaaataataataaaacaaatatgtATTAtgtacataaatatatttttaaagaagacttttttcttttactaaAAAGATACAAGCTATTAGAGGATCTTAAAAAGGATATAAATCAATTATGATAGAACATTAAATATGTaaacaaaattatattagtaaaatttttttataatttatctattaatattttttataaattgaaaaaaaaaaaaaaaatataaaaaaaacataaaataacATCATAGTTTTTATGAAGAtttctattttataaaaaactaTTTTACATATAGTTTTTTCAAAAAGTTTCTACATTAAATATATCAATTAAAACCAACATTTATATTAGATTTTTTAGctatttctattatatttGCCATAGCTACACTTTTTTCTGCAGCTGTGTTCATATCTTGACATAAAATGCATTTGATATTAGActctttaattaatttttctgcTTCATCTTGATTTGTTCCTTCTAGTCTTATAATGAGTGGTTTTTTAAAGTTAACTTCTTTTGTTGCATTAATTATACCTTTTGCAATAATATCACACCTCATTATACCAcctaatatattaataaagcaGACTTTTGCTTTTTCAttgttattaataatttttaatgctTCAGAGATTTCTTTCTCTGTTGCACCTCCACCTACatctaaaaaattagaagGGGACCCTTTATGTAAAACAATTAAATCTAATGTAGCCATTGCTAAACCTGCTCCATTAACCATACATGCTATATTTCCATCTAATGAAACATAATTtagattatatttttttgcttCCATCTCTTCTGAATCTTCTTGTGATATGTCtcttttttcaaatatttctttttgtcTATATTCTGCATTATCATCAAAATTTAACTTTGCATCACAACAAAGAACCCTCCCATCATTTGTTTCTGATAAAGGGTTAATTTCTAATAAAGTACAAtcatatttcttaaaaattttatataaatttacaaTAATATCACTAACAATATCTAATTCGTTATTTTTAAAACCAATTTTTTCGCAGAATTCTCTGGATTGTCCATTACTTAatccattttttatatctatattcattttatatatagcatcaggattttttttacttatttctTCAATTGATGAACCACCAACACTTGATCCAAGTAATAATACACCATCTGAACTTCTATCTAGTAAAAATGCTACATATCTTTCTTTTCTAATATAAAATCGTTCACATATAAATACAGTATTACATTTCTTTCCTTCTATACCACTTTGTTTAGTAACTAAAGTATTGTTGAGCATTTTTGAAGCTACCTCTTTTACTTCCATGCTGTT
It encodes:
- a CDS encoding apyrase, putative, coding for MEEKMTPLIRSYSAENNLEKLTYKKKLKEFIFFYCMPLLVIILLCTYIFYNNAILYKIAKEKDYGIIIDAGSNGTRLHLFTWKKREYESNNKINRLTKPYEIYNNNLKKSLSNIPLNEIEDTLIKLINIAMNYLKNINCSNKKKWKNYPFYFQATAGMRNLDSHERDLRMRIIRSVLSNSKVNPFKFFNDYARVISGEEEGIYGWLSVNNALNTIFSKSYETFGAVDLGGASTQITFFPVDTSILEDYNGIHLDNTLIRLYSHSFIGYGWNDALFRINIILFLKKMLEYNKMNKISYFDIFFFNNDNKNNGDSSFFELQNYFNKNGSSNEKSYMHSTKDKKISKDIKNEEGERERRKKDYNNMKKYIENSKDNSNLYSTNEEENKINDFHLDENVYKKVSDILYNEFIKHVNEGVDYNILSHRDSYEYIYNIHNTEPYYVENFIKKIKNFKRNTENDTIVIIENPCFPYPFELKIPLPTYNVATNEFVILKKKSKNSNNNNNYSVLNNNFNSRIVLKSKILKNNLSLLENIYEDFKSKKNFEKIFKLINIDNAEDLKNNFIKYVFERDVIHKINELYIDITIKFIGSNNFNECLANAQKLFYEESCFLSTCSFNGVYQPNLEKNKFVVYGQFKKVMRNLGFKNYINLEEMKKLLQKYCNLNIKELTNVFKDISKDQINKFCWKGLWSYSLLQYGFKFNQKSKILILDDKIHIQDEDDDNDDDDNETGDAIEDESGNENVKEIKDILNGNFIVSKILKFIFPKKIHHNKKKKIKSKFYSDLSKTEQNGKYKYSNTNYFYDNTDIDNYKKKKIHTKNSKLKNETDNVSWTQGYMIYQVNFFPKYINLRKYEIYKMLLISLSIIIFMIVIMLCGYVLKLKKKLKQYESIN
- a CDS encoding 60S ribosomal protein L14, putative; translated protein: MPRVELTEEEKLNLSKKNLLFKRFVEPGRLCLIEYGPYAGKLCFIIDIITLTRVIVDGAFVTGVPRMIIPIKRLKLLNERIKINKNCKSGFLRKAIKSTNVLEKFKESNLGKKMLIKKRRDLANDYERFKIYYAKRELKKKMNFLKNEKEKNNNKESKKVKKTSAKGN
- a CDS encoding ATP-specific succinyl-CoA synthetase beta subunit, putative; this encodes MIPLKNEFKFIMRLNRSIVSNIWNRKNKLQCERKSRFFIEKKYLSIHEYLSIDLLRSHNIPCAQGFAAKTPEEAEEKALELQNICGDIDLVVKAQVLSGGRGVGYFKENNFEGGVHICRNSMEVKEVASKMLNNTLVTKQSGIEGKKCNTVFICERFYIRKERYVAFLLDRSSDGVLLLGSSVGGSSIEEISKKNPDAIYKMNIDIKNGLSNGQSREFCEKIGFKNNELDIVSDIIVNLYKIFKKYDCTLLEINPLSETNDGRVLCCDAKLNFDDNAEYRQKEIFEKRDISQEDSEEMEAKKYNLNYVSLDGNIACMVNGAGLAMATLDLIVLHKGSPSNFLDVGGGATEKEISEALKIINNNEKAKVCFINILGGIMRCDIIAKGIINATKEVNFKKPLIIRLEGTNQDEAEKLIKESNIKCILCQDMNTAAEKSVAMANIIEIAKKSNINVGFN
- the ISC3 gene encoding inner membrane complex suture component, putative, with the translated sequence MNYANVKEQSEYEALNEEVEDGTNMKINTQDYYNLYENNINCDNINNASEHIPLGTPLTYIAGNPNDPIPNMGNGNIDGKKRMHTDRKYAGYFVSYVSFLLIIVFYYFYYGKYARILYGMNYNGKTCGSDLKQNKYLYFPLSPKTSKPEILNKYGKCLESCPTSDDTSKRKIYLNEDTNKNNKNKGFFDDSYLFSDKNKKKVVMDKKGNTTTNVVYSDYTKSSNNNLYVEYSLNSPYYDTTNIMNICFPKDKSLREKVVNIIFTNRYKTFVNLFSFHNSLYFVVIFVLITTILSFIYLLFLYHLPTPSFHLFLILFLASMICFPIYFIHKHLYLLFNPLKGSLFSYHYFISILICFIILLHGIISLFIIFIYRNTYKYTSKLIGICLNFIYNISNILYAPVIVTIISLAWFLIWVYTYIYIMTAGSLYEKRLNLELDSNGNSEIVSLQKFFYYFKTSYIFSIFWIYLYFFVCEILQSLNQFAISYLGAVWYFSDKVRFHKNINVGETMKTILDYHFGSLVLSSFINLSIKLLRVLFFWANSTLSLPFFFNDLIHNLKERFYFILRPVSKLIDLHTMSAYCEMSMTSYPYLFACDTSSKKLINSTSPAASLHGTTYILNIIFPCFTTMIMTFLSFNIFNNFQRYSDLFSPNFVPNPFFASFVIGILCGIITSYFITTISTLADTVLYCFICECYQKQMIDENPLKKIFTPILLRDLILDIYDEYNSNL